attgctagaagctaatgttggaagcttgaagatttttgaagaacattcaagaaagTAGTATAACTACAACATTCTACAACATTGaagaattcaaaatcaaattgaattgaaattagaAGATTATAGAAGCTACATAAATGCAAGTTGAAAGAAGATTCATGAAGCCAAGTCATAAAATGGTAGTCATTACAAAATTGATTTGtgattcataaattattattttagtaggaaGCATTGCCTATATAAAGGTACATATGCCTTGTGTATTGTATGTGTGTTCATAATGAAATGGGTATGTTTGTGAAAATTCTCTCCCTTTGTTTTATGAGTGTTAGTGAGtttgagagatgaaaaatatgatagcgtcgtttatatgagtgagtgatcctagggccaatatagtgtgggtattatacttacatttggtatcagagctggtTAATCCAGCGCCTGGTGTGTGAGAGTTTGCAAGGTGTGGGAGAGTTCTCACATAGTTGTTGATTCATAGAGTCGGTATGGCAAACACTTTCAATATTGTGTGGTCCGGTCCCAAATTAGATGGAAAACTCGATTATAGTTATTGGGAGACTTTGATGTATACCCATTTGAAGGCCCAGAACCTGTGGAATTTCATTGAACCGGGTTTGCAAGAAGGAGCAGATGCTGCCCAACAGAGGAGAGATCAATTGGcgctatctcaaattcatcaaggaGTAGACTATATGGTATTTGGCAAAATAGCAAATGCCAAAAGTGCAAAGGAAGCATGGAACACGTTGAAGCTGTCATACAAAGGCGTAGATAAAGCTCAAAAAGCAAAGCTACCGTCTTTgagaagagaatatgaaaggtACGAGATGTCGAGCTCAGAAACTGTTGAGCAATATTTTACTCGTGTTACAGATCTTGTCAATAAGATGAGAGTCTATGGAGAAGATATGCCCGATAGCAAAGTAGTGGAGAAAATTCTTCGCACCATGCCGATGAAGTATGACCATGTGGTGACTACGATACTAAAGTCACACGATATGGACACCATGACGATTGCAGAGTTGCAAGGAACCATGGAAAGCCACATCAGTAGAATACTAGAGAAGTCTGAAAAATCAACCGAGGAAGCCTTGAAAAGTCGAGTGAATTTCAACAACGTTGCAGAATCAAACCGTACACAAGAAGGACGAGGTCGTGGTTTTAATTTTCAAAGTAGAGGTAGAGGAAGTTTAGAGGTAGAGgtcgtggcaattacaaccaaggaagtTACAACAATTTTACACCACTTAATCAAGGAAGAGGTGGAACGAATTTCAGGCCTATCAATCAAGGAAGAGGTCGAGGAAATTTTCATCAAGAAAGAACCAATTTCAACTGCTTTCATTGTGGAAAGTATGGACACAAAGCAGCAGATTGCAGATTCAAAATGGTGAATAATAATCAAGCACACGTTGCAGAAAATCAGCATCAAAATACTGATGATAATCCGGGTACTCagactttattttttacaagtaattcatgtgctaaagatgaaaatatatggtacttggataatgcttgtaGTAATCATATGTCTGGTAGAAAGGAGTTATTTTCTTCATTAGATGATTCAGTTAAACTATTATTGAAGTTTGGTAATAGTACAAAGATCCCTATTGAAGGAAAAGGGCACATACCAATCAGATTGAAAGATGGTTCTCTGAATTATATTTCTGATGTTTTCTATGCTCCTGATCTTGATTACAATTTACTGAGTATGGGGCAATTATCTGAGAAAGGATATAAGATGATAACTTATCATGGATATTGCACTGTATTTGACAACAATGGAAGGTTCATTGATAAAGCAAAGATGACTTCAAACAGAATGTTTCCGttaaaaattcaacatgttaatccctcttgcatgagttctgtgatacttgatgataactggttgtggcatatgcggtttggacacttttatttttctagcCTAAACTACCTGTCAAGAAAAGGACTTGTTTCTGGTCTACCACGGATTCATATTCCCAATTGTATTTGTGAGATTTGTCAACTGGGAAAGAAGCACAGGGATCCATTCCCTACAGGAAAGTCTTGGAGAGCTAGAAGATTacttgaaattgtgcattcagatcTTTGTTCTGTAGAAGTTCCAAGTAATGGTGGTAGCAGgtactttatcacttttattgatgattttagtagatatacatGGGTATACTTTCTGAAGCAGAAATCAGAAGCATGTGATGTCTTTAAGACATTCAAGGCGTTAGTCGAAAAACAAAGTGGCtgtaaaatcaaaattctcaGAACAGACAGAGGAACAGAATATCTTGCATATTCAGAATACTTTAAGCAACACGGAATTCAACACCAACTAACAACTAGAtacactcctcaacaaaatggagttgctaaaagaaagaatagaaccaTCATGGATATGGTCAGATGCATGCTCAAGTCAAAACAAATGCCTAAAGAGTTTTGGGCAGAAGCAGTCGCAACAACAGTTCATATTTTAAACAGGTGTCCAACAAAAATTGTTCGTGATAAAACTCCAGAGGAAGCTTGGAGTGGAAAGCGGCCTTCCATTCATCATTTCAGAGTCTTTGGGTGTATTGCTTATGCCCACGTACCAGATCAATTAAGGAAGAAGTTAGATGACAAAGGCGAGAATTGTATCTTTATTGGCTATAGCACAGACTCAAAAGCATACAAGTTGTACAATCCAGAAACAAAGAAAGTGATCATTAGCAGAGACGTGAAGTTTGACGAGAAAGCCATGTGGGACTGGAACACAAAGACAGAAAAGCAGTCGATTGTAATTTCAAATAcatgtgatgataatgaagaaagaCAACCAGATGCAACCGAACAAccagaatcatctagaagacctCAAAGAGAGAGGAGACTACCTGCTAGATTAGCAGATTATGAAGTTGGCAATGACAACGATTCGTCTGATGAAGAAATCATAAATTTTGCtctattttcagattgtgagccgttgaactttgaagaagcctttaaagacaacaattggaagaaagcaatggatGAGGAGATTCATGCCATTGAGAAGAATGACACATGGGAGCTGATAGATTTACCAACAACTAAGAAGCCGATTGGAGTAAAGTGGGTTTACAAGACTAAGTACAAACCCAATGGTGAAGTTGATCGTTTCAAAGCAAGATTAGTTGCAAAGGGATACAAACAAAAACCAGGTATCGACTACTTTGAAGTATTTGCTCCTGTTGCTAGATTAGATACTATTCGTATGATTATTTCACTCTCGGCTCAAAATAAGTGGAagatacatcaaatggatgttaagtctgCATTTCTAAATGGCACTTTAGAAGAAGAAGTGTATGTTGAGCAACGTGAAGGATATGAAGTTCttgaaaaagaagataaagtttataaattgaagaaagctttGTACGGCTTAAAGCAAGCACCAAGAGCATGGTACAAGAAGATTGAttcttatttcattgagaatgGTTTTAGAAGATGTCCGTTTGAGCATACTCTTTATATCAAGTTCGTTGAACCTGGAGATATCTTGATCGTGTGTCTTTATGTTGATGATTTGATCTTTACTGGGAATAATTTGAAGGTAATTGCAGAATTTAGGGAGGCTATGATAAAGCACTTTGAAATGACAGATATGGGCTTGATGTCTTACTTTCTTGGCATTGAAGTGGTTCAAAGAGATGATGGAATTTTCATTTCtcaaaagaaatatataaatgatattttgaagaaatttcagATGGAGCATTCAAAGCCAGTTTCTACTCCAGTCGAAGAGAAGTTCAAGTTGCTAAGAGAAGATAAAGGAAGAATAGTGAATCCTACATATTACAAAAGCTTGattggaagtctaaggtacttaACTGCAACTAGACCAGATATTGTATTTGGAGTTGGTTTGCTTAGCAGATTTATGGAGGAGCCTTGTACCAACCATTTGCAAGTGGCAAAGAGAATTCTTCGATATATCAAAGGTACTTTAAATGATagaatttattatgagaatactaATGAAGTAAACCTTGTAGGCTACACTGATAGTGATTGGGTCGGAGatatagaaacaagaaaaagtacttCAGGGTTTGTATTTCATTTTGGTTCTGGTGCAATTTCATGGTCGTCAAAGAAACAACCAGTAGTAGCACTATCTACAGCAGAAGCAGAATATATAGCAGCAGCAAGTTGTGCAACACAAGCAGTTTGGCTAAGAAGAATTCTTGATGAATTGAACGAGAAACAAaatactccaacaacaatatttTGCGATAACAAGTCAGCTATTGCACTTTGCAAAAATCCAGTATTCCATGGAAGATCGAAGCATATTGATATTCGGATTCATAAAATCAGAGAGTTGGTGAATGAAAAAGAAGTTGTGATCGAGTACTGTccaactgaagaacaagttgcagaTATATTTACAAAGCCATTGAAGACTGAATTATTTTACAAGTTGAAGAAGATGCTTGGAATGATAAACTCTACAAGCTTGATTTAAGGGAGGCAAtgttagaaaattaaatcaagagGTATGCAAGTAACAAAAGTTTAGAAAAGTCAAAGGCAAAATTCAATTTGAATTCAAAGTGGTTACAAGTTCATGATTCATCACCAAGATTCTACAAACTTCTTGTGCAATCTATCAACTTGCATAGATTAGAATTTTCATGAAGCATggttaaagaattgaagaagcaaagtttgagttgaatacaataatcatcaattggctagatattgctagaagctaatgttggaagcttgaagatttttgaagaacattcaagagagtagtataactacaacattctacaacattgaagaattcaaaatcaaattgaattgaaattagaAGATTATAGAAGCTACACAAATGCAAGTTGAAAGAAGATtcatgtaaaacccggttaattaacggctaattaacccataaattagaatttattctagaaagcctaaaatgtgatttttatggctaaatgtgatagaggagactgagacgagaattttggtaccaattttatagaattcggaccaaaattggaccaaacgggccaaaccgggccaaccggatccaaagtgggcccttggcccaacataactaaaccaaaaccctagttttcagcactctctctcctcacaacactcaaaAACACGCTGAacttagagagaaagggaggaagaacactctctcaagttctctcccttggttgatcttcaaatcaccataactcttgatctagagctccgattgccgctccgtttgcggccacgcgttcatcgcggagagctctacaaaacccatacaattaatcttgaggtaagccacgtgtttctaTTCGAAATTCCAgaccttattttcgagtttcatgggtaaaatgttgagattttgggttctttgatgttataggacccaactctcttgaaggagaaggttaatcttgtctccttggaccttgggtgtggtaagactctcaaccctagtgtaatttgtgattttatgatgtttggattttgagatgttgtgtatgggtatgatggttgtggcttaggttgtgtatgtgtggattttggagcttgattggtgactttgaaaagcttggaaagggtttggtggtgaaaaatctgttcttggaggtgttgaggccttgagagcttgtggataagtggtttggaagtgctccgggggagcttgggagaatcgactaaggtatggtttcggttttccgtatctaatatgtaatgtgataggaaatacttaggctagaggccctaagataggcattgaattgttgatgttgttgaatgattgagatatatgatgtggtcatatatgtgatgatgattattgatgccttggtggtatgatgtatgagaaatatgcatgttgtgatatatgcttgatgattggttatggttgaattgtggattgaaccatgttgatggtgagtatgatgttgattgtgtaccataatgatttattggaattggtgttgttgagaattggcatgaggaatagtatatgacatgtcaatgtgtttgagtttgagccacttaggtgaagtggggtaaaatgatgagatagtgattttggtaaattgtggtaatgtgtcaatgtgtgagttgaggaggcttgatgttgaaattgatatattttgattgatttcaaagaaaagggatgaacttggcatgttttgattggttttgaaaagagttggaaatggcttgttttgaaattggcactttgtggttttgtatgaaaatatggtttttgggcacactttggcgagacataacttggactacggatctccgttttgtaccaaatctgtttagaaatgaaattggatccgggatgtccatgccgttcaaagaacgggtgaaaaacgatttaaattgaggaagttatgtccgttggaagattggggtttaaatctgtgaattctgcagcttttaacttagaaaatttttagcagaatgaccccttgtgcgtgggcgcacctggcgcgtacgcgccgatcttccagaaagcgccatccacgcgtgcgcgtgatgtgcgcgggcgcgccgattgtgctgcacccaatgcccagccattttccagagagttatgccagaactgtgccagtgttgtgcctggggcactagaacacccgcgcgtacgcgtggttggcgcgtgcgcgtcgattggcaaatttttaaatccacgcgttagcgtgcatgacgcttatgcgtcgatgagttttcgaggccatccacgcgtgcgcgtggagtgcgcgtacgcgtggccctgttttcatcccaaagttgatttttgagttttaaaagccaaatctcatacttctaagcctccgatctcaccatttatgtcttaaatcattatgacatgcctagctatttaaaaggggctagtgaatgaggtaacttgcgagtgaagcaagggaaaaatgaatgatcaatgaggatcaagatgattatgtgagatgcggaggatggtggtggaagtgcttgttatgccatgggccgaaaggctataattgttaatgaaacggctggttatggatttaatcgTGAGCCGGATAGCTGGTTATGGAtctaaccgtgagccggaaaggctgtgtatgatatgaatattggctggttctggactgaaccgtgagccggatggctgatatggatgttgatccatggatgagaattcatgcatgtttatgctgaattgataattgagatttgcacttccactatcagaggcacgagatccctgggaggaagcagtggctagccaccacgtgctccaggtggaggctcgagagtctgttgaccctatgtcgtaagtgtggccgggcactgtgaaagacccggatgagctcgcccccgaaatattcaccagtgagggtgatggatatggatcatgtttatgatcaagtttataacgagtataactcgagttggggatgcgcgacagagggacagtccaatggttagcgaccaagacttgtcgggttggctctataaccgacaagatgatatcatcggccactagggacaggcattcatcatatgcatactatgtgaattatttgagattgcctatttgactgcatattacttgctaactgtctaaatgtcttaactgctcctatttgtatattctttgtctgatataactgtgtttgctataatatactcttgctggtggttgggaggtttgaaagaattggaaagggaagtattagttagactgaagaatctttagtcagatgcccttatatggtttagcttgtttataagctttgatattatctgggggaagttctaggattgcctttggctttcctctattattatgtattatatatgtggaagctgttaccatgctggggacctctggttctcacccatgcggattttgtggttttcagatgcaggacgtgaggtttcccgctgaggcatgctggagacttctagatttgcgaagatcctttgttctcgggactatgttttggtttatatgtttctcttagatacttttatctccattaaataatacaaactgtgatgactcctcttatgggagattttggagaataggttttatgtatttgtgtccctttgggtttcctttggggttttcattattttatcatatgtatatattgctatgctcggaccggttatcttcgcagccggattttgagtcttgatattcctatttttgacactcctctgtatatatataatctcgcgttggttatccttgttcgttacgttatcgatcggagtgttgcgctttcgagttacgatttttgtttacccctttttctataaaggctcctagttataatcaatcattcatactactatacgtactaagtttttattttagaggtcgtaataccttgccatctctgaattatgacttaagcataagactctgtatggtagggtgttacattatggtatcagagcagttcgttcctatagagcctgagggatggattgactatgcttctgtgcattctctatgtgtgtgttatgtgctattagtatatctgcttgatataattggcataaacgttcatgagcatgcatttgggactttgaagcactagacttccgatattgagactgatcaacttaatatcgattgttgggtgtgtataggaaccagatggcgcctcgtggacgcggtagaggtagtgcgagaggtcgtacgaatgctcgttcaccggagaataaccctaatgacccggtgaactttatggctacgttggagaacatggctgctgctatgcaagctactgctgaggctcttggtcaacagatgaacaaccatggtaatgatggaggtggagttcaaggcccgatgacactggcaaacattttgaaggttaatccgcttaagttcaagggaactactagcccgactgaggctgatacatggtttcaggctatagagcgagcattataagcacaagtggtacctaaAGGACAGTGTGTCGAGTTTGCcacctatatgctcacaggtgaagcgtcccattggtggcaaggtatccgacgtcttctgcagcagggtgatgactatatcacctggaatgtttttcaagaagagttctataagaagtactttccgacttctgctaggacggctaaggaacttgaattgttacagctgaagcagggtactatgtccatatcagagtatactgacaagtttgaggagctgttcaggttctctcgtatgtgccaagggactccggtggaatatgaggaatggaagtgtgttaagtatgaaggaggactccggagtgatatcttcagttcagtgggaccaatggagattaggactttctccaaattagtgaacaagtgtagggttgctgaggagtgtgtgaaaaggacaaccgctgagaaagggagtcacaaaggttcatttccacagaaccgagggaagagctttgcacctagaggtccatctttcaagaggggaggctctttcaggaggcccaacaacaacaactcccaaggaaagaagtttgggaagcagcctcagaatgatcaagcttgcactaggtgtgggagtcaccatccgggagcaccatgcaaggtcggatggggtttgtgctacaattgtggaaaagcggggcataaagccgccagTTGTCCGGagaggcagaaacaaggtgctgggaaggcacaacagactggtcgggtgttcaccacttcaattgtaggagctgagggatccgagacacttattcgaggtaactgtgaaatggttggtcaaactttaaatgctttatttgattcgggagcatcacattcattcattgcatttgagaaagcccatgagttaggctTGAAGATTGTAgccttaggttatgatctaagagtgtacaatgctacccatgaagccacggtaactaggctaggatgcccggaagtttcctttaggttcaagcagcgtgattttgttcataatttagtctgcttgccgatgatcggtcttgatcttatcttgggattggactggttatctaagaaccatgtcctgcttgattgttctacaaagtcggtgtactttatgccggaagatacagaagggctgttcgtggtgaataattattacttgaactcgatgatggtgaactgttctagaatcgaatgtcagggtatcatgttgttaaccgcgggcgtttcgggagatgatcaaaggttggaacagattccagttgtgtgtgagtttccggaagtgtttcccgatgatattgatgagtttccacctaaccgagaggttgggtttgctattgaattggtgcccggggcgggaccaatctcaagtgctccttac
The sequence above is drawn from the Arachis hypogaea cultivar Tifrunner chromosome 4, arahy.Tifrunner.gnm2.J5K5, whole genome shotgun sequence genome and encodes:
- the LOC140184053 gene encoding uncharacterized protein, with protein sequence MANTFNIVWSGPKLDGKLDYSYWETLMYTHLKAQNLWNFIEPGLQEGADAAQQRRDQLALSQIHQGVDYMVFGKIANAKSAKEAWNTLKLSYKGVDKAQKAKLPSLRREYERYEMSSSETVEQYFTRVTDLVNKMRVYGEDMPDSKVVEKILRTMPMKYDHVVTTILKSHDMDTMTIAELQGTMESHISRILEKSEKSTEEALKSRVNFNNVAESNRTQEGRGRGFNFQSRGRGSLEVEVVAITTKEVTTILHHLIKEEVERISGLSIKEEVEEIFIKKEPISTAFIVESMDTKQQIADSKCTKIPIEGKGHIPIRLKDGSLNYISDVFYAPDLDYNLLSMGQLSEKGYKMITYHGYCTVFDNNGSLNYLSRKGLVSGLPRIHIPNCICEICQLGKKHRDPFPTGKSWRARRLLEIVHSDLCSVEVPSNGGSRNQKHVMSLRHSRR